The sequence below is a genomic window from Actinokineospora baliensis.
CTGGAGTTCTTCGTCGAGCCGGGCACCGACGACGAGTGGCACCAGTACTGGATCGACGAGCGCACCCGCTGGTACACCGACCTGGGCATCGCCAAGGACAACCTGCGCGTCTACGAGCACCCGGCCGAGAAGCTGTCGCACTACTCGAAGCGCACGGTCGACATCGAGTACCGCTTCCAGTTCGGCGGCCAGGAGTGGGGCGAGCTGGAGGGCATCGCCAACCGCACCGACTTCGACCTGACGACGCACTCCAACCACTCCGGTGTGGACCTGTCCTACTTCGACCAGGCCACCAACTCGCGCTACCGCCCCTTCGTGATCGAGCCCGCGGCGGGCGTGGGCAGGCCGATGATGGCCTTCCTCCTCGACGCCTACGTCGAAGACGAGGCCCCCAACGCCAAGGGCGGCGTGGACAAGCGCGTGGTCCTGCGCCTGGACCGCCGCCTGGCCCCGGTCAAGGTCGCCGTGCTCCCCTTGTCCCGCAACGCCGACCTCTCACCCAAGGCCCGCGACGTCGCCGCCGCCCTCCGCAAGCACTGGAACGTCGACTTCGACGACGCGGGAGCCATCGGCCGCCGCTACCGCCGCCAGGACGAGATCGGCACCCCCTTCTGCGTCACCGTCGACTTCGACACCCTCAACGACCACGCCGTGACCGTCCGCGAGCGCGACACCATGTCCCAGAACCGGATCTCCCTGGACAACCTGGAGTCCTACCTGGCAGGCCACCTCGTCGGCTGCTGACGTGCTGTCGTTACCCCGCGCGAAGCGGCATCAGGCCATGACCACCTCCGGTCGGGGGCGGGCCGTGGCGAGGCGGTAGGCGCCGCGGAGTTCGGTGATCACGGTGCTCTGGTCGCCCCTGATCCGCAGCGGGTCGGTGTGCAGGGGGACGATCCCCACGGCGGTCAGGCGGGCGGCGCGGGCCAGGGCCGGGGTGCCCGCGCGCGGCGCCCACGGCTGGTGCAGGTCGCAGTCCCAGGCCAGGGCGACCTCGTCCCACCACGCGTCGACCACCGCGAGGTGCACGTCCGCCGTGGTCCGCAGGCGGGCGGTCCACCTCGGCGGCGGTAACCCCGCCCGGTCCACCAGGTCCGCGGCCGCCCGCGCCGACACGGCCCGGACGCCCCGATCGATCTCGGCCAGGGTTCGCCGCAGCAGCGTTGTTCCCCGGCTCGGTGCGTGGACCAGCTCCGCGTGCAGCTCGCCCATCCGCACACCGCCGCGGTGCACGGCGGCGCTGACCAACTCCCGCACCTGGTCGACCGTCGAGGCCCGGCGGCAGGCGTCGACCGCCGCCCGAGCCGGTGCGGCGGTGGGAAATCCCCGGCGCCACAGGGGGTCTGGCATGTGCGGTGTGCGTTCGACGATCACCGACCCGTCGGCACGGGACGGGCGCTTGAGCGGGACCACCAGGTGCACCGTGCCCTGGGGCGCGACCGCGATGCCGTTGAGCCACAACGCTTCTCTGCCGGTGACCACGGCGTCGGGGTGCGCGACCCGCAGTGCGGCGCGCAATCGGCTGAGCCTGCCGGGGCCGGATTCGGTGAGCTGGATGATCTCGGGGGTTGCCTGGTTCGTTCGCATGCTGTCGAGGTAACCCCGGGGTGGGCTGCGGCGAAAGGGGGCTCCGCGAGTTGTGGACAACTCGACCCGTTGTGGACAACTCGGCAACCCGCTGACCGGTGTGAACGTCTCACCGGGCGTCTGGCGGGCCCGTACCGGGGCGCCGTACACCCGTTCTGGAAGGATGCCGCACGTGCCTCCCCACCCCCACCCGGTCCGCAGGTTCTTGCGCAGGCTGCTGGTCGGCTTCGTGCTCATGGGGTTCCTCGTCGTGGGCGGGACGGCGTTTCGCGTGTGGCAGGTCGCCCGCGTCGACGACCGCGACCGCGCCGACGTGGTCGTCGTCCTCGGTGCCGCCCAGTACGCGGGCAAGCCGTCGAAGGTCCTCGAGGCCCGCCTGCGCCAGGCCAAGTCGCTGTATGAGCAGGGCGTGGCCGAGTACATCGTCACCGGCGGCGGCCGCCGCGCGGGCGACCGGTTCACCGAGGCCGAAGCGGGTCGCCGCTGGCTGGTCGACCGGGGTGTGCCCGAGGACCGGGTGATCACCGTCGGCGAGGGCAACGACACCCTCGGCACGCTCAAGGCCGTCGCCGTCGAGGTGAAGGACCGCGGCTGGGAGACGGCCGTGATCGTCAGCGACCCGTGGCACTCCCTGCGCGCCCGCACCATGGCCGAGGACGCCGGGTTGGACGCCTGGACCTCGCCGACGCACTCCGGTCCGATCGTGCAGACCCGCGAGACCCAGGCCCGCTACATCCTGCGTGAGACGGCCGCGCTGCTCTACTACCGCGCGACCAACGCCTCCGCCGACGGCATCGCCATCGACCAGGAAGTGGGCTGACGGACGTAGTCTTGGTCCGTGGGGTACACCGAACAGGACAGTGAACGCCTCTTCCCCGAGCCGCCCAAGGGCGCGGTGTGGGGTGGTTCGCTGCCTGCCAGTCGGAGTCCGTTCAGCCGGGACCGCGCGCGCGTGCTGCACTCGGCGGCTCTGCGCAGGCTCGCGGGCAAAACCCAGGTGGTCGGCCCGCACGAGGGGTCCGAGGTGCACGGGATCCCGCGGACCAGGCTGACTCACTCGTTGGAGGTCGCCCAGATCGGGCGGGGGATCGCCGACGAACTCGGGTGCGATCCGGACATCGTCGACACCGCCGGGTTGGCTCACGACATCGGGCATCCCCCGTTCGGGCACAACGGGGAACAAGCCCTGGACGCGGTCGCCCAGCCGTGCGGCGGGTTCGAGGGCAATGCCCAGACCCTGCGCATCCTCACCCGGCTCGAACCCAAGGTCCTAGGTGACGACGGCGCCCCACACGGGTTGAACCTCGCCCGCGCTTCTCTTGACGCCGCGACGAAGTACCCCTGGCCGCGACGCCCTGGGCAGGTGAAGTTCGGCTCTTATGACGACGACTTGCCTGTCTTCCTATGGGCGCGCGTAGGTGCACCCGGCGATCGACAGTGCCTAGAGGCCCAGGTGATGGACTGGGCTGACGACGTCGCGTACTCGGTGCACGACGTCGAGGATGGCGTTCGGTCAGGCCGGATCTCCTTGGCGGCTCTTGCAGATCCGACTGATCGCGCCGTAGTGGCCGAACTTGCTGCTAAGCACTTCTCGTCGGAACCTTTGTCCTTACTGGAAGAGGCTGCGTCCGGACTGCTGGCACTACCGGTCGTCGCGGACCTGGTCGGCCACGAGTACGACGGTTCTCTTGGCGCGCAAGTGGCGTTGAAGCGGCTGACCAGCGAGCTGGTCGGCAGGTTCGCCGCCGCGGCGGTCACGGGCACCCGAACCACCTACGGGCCAGGCCGGTTGACCAGGTACGCGGCGGACCTCGTCGTGCCGCCGCTGGTCGCCGCCGAGGTCGCACTGCTCAAGGCCATGGCGGTGATCTACGTGATGCGCGATCCGAACAGGCTGGCGCTGCAGGCCCGCCAGCGCGAAGTGGTCACCGAGCTGGTCGCGGTGCTCACCGACCGCGCCCCGGCCGCTCTGGAACCCGCCTTCCAGCCCGCCTGGCACGCCGCGAGCGATGACTCCCGGCGACTGCGCGTGGTCGTCGACCAAGTCGCGTCGCTGACCGACGCGCAGGCGGGCAGTTGGCACGCTGAACTGGTCGGGGCCGGGCCTGTGGACAACTTCCGAGCCGACTCCCGCTGAGCCGGCACACTCGGTGCGAACGGCTGAAACGACACCGGACAAAGCCACGAACACCAAGTCGGGAGAACAGCAGTGTCGCACCTGGATTTCACCCTCGCCCTGCACCGGGCCCTCGCCCCGGACCCCACCAAGCAGGTGTGCTGGTCGCCGTACTCGGCGGCGAGCGCGCTGGTCCTGCTCGCCGAAGGCGCCAGGGGCAAGACCCGCGAAGAGTTGACGGCGTTGCTCGGCGACCTGCCCGAGTTGGGCGCCGCGCTGGGCTCGGCCGCGACCCTGGACCAGGTGTGGGCGGAGCAGCCGGAGCCGGTCCTCGCCTCGGTCGACACGCTGTGGGCCGACGCGGTGATCGGCGTCGAACCCGAGTTCGCCGATCGGTTGGCCAGCACCGGCGGCTCGGTGCGCAACGCCCCGTTCCAGGCCGAGCCCGCCAAAGCGCGCGACCAGATCAACACCGACGTCGCCGAGACCACCAGGGGCCTCATCCCGGAACTGCTGCCCCCGGACGCGATCCGCAGCGACACAGTGTCCATTTTGGTCAATGCCCTGTACCTCAAAACGTCCTGGGAAGGCGAGTTCGTCGCCGACGAGGCCCCCGGGCGGTTCAGCGGGGTGCAGGGGCCCGTGGACGTGCCGACGATGTTCGTGGACAAGCGCGTCCTCTACACCGCGCGTGACGGCTGGCAGGCGGTCGGTCTGCCTGCTCTCGGTGGCGTGCAAGCGGTCGTCCTCCTGCCGGACGGCGACCTCGCCGCCGCCGAATCCGCGCTCACCGCGGCCTCGCTTGAGGCCGTGCTCGAGGCCATGGACTGGACCCAGGTCGGCCTCCGGATGCCGAAACTGGACGTCTCCACCCAGGTCGAACTCACCCAGGCGCTGATCAACCTCGACGTGACCACGGTGTTCACCGACCAGGCAGACCTGTCCGGGATCAGCCAAGACCCCCTCTACGCCCAGTCGGTCTTACACGAGTCGGTCCTGCGGGTGGACGAGAAGGGCCTGGAGGGAGCCGCGGCCACCGCGATCGCCCTGGCTCTCGCAGCGTTGCCCACGGACCGGGTGGACATCACGGTCGACCGACCGTTCCTGCTGCTGGTGCGACACCGGGAAACGGGGGTGGTGTACTTCCTGGCCCGCGTCACAGACCCCTCCTGACCGCCGCCCCGGCGACCGCGCCTCGCCGCGGTGCGACTTTCGGGCGCGACTGCGGTGAGCCACGGCCGGGGTGAGCCCGCTTGGGGCGCACGTCGGCCGGGCTGCTGGCTCGCCGTTGCCGCTCGGGTGCCGCACGACCGGCGTGCGGTCGGCGCGGTGGCCTTCCACAACCGCGTGCCGAGCCAAGGCTGGGTGATGGCGCCATCGCCGATGTCGGGCGGCCGAGGTGGTTGTCGCTGGTGCGCTGCTTGCGGGGCCGGAGTGGCCTGAGTCCCGAGTGGCTTGAGTCCCGAGTGGCCGCGGTCCCGGGAGCGGCGGTGTGGTCGCGGGCGGTGCTGTGGCCTGAGCTGTGTGGTGGCCTGAGCGGTGCTGTGACGTAGGTCCGCGATGTGACCCAGGATGGTGCTGTCACACCCTGTGGCGCTGTCCCGTCCTCCCCGTGGAACGCCCCCCGACCGGGGGTAGTGAGCGGAGGAGGTCGTCATGCCCCGGATCCCCGGAGTCAGCACCCGCGAGGCGGGCCCGGTGCTGCGTGTCCTGTACTGGTTCGCCAAGCGGCGCTTCGGTGCGGTGCCTGAGCCGTTCACCGTGTTGGCGCACCACCGCAAGGTCATGATGGCGTCGGCCAGGCACGAGATGGCGGTCGAGCGGGCGTGCAAGGACCTGCCCGCCAACGTCCGGGAGGTGGCGGTGTACCGGGTCGCCCAGCAGGTGGGCTGCTCGTGGTGCGTGGACTTCGGCACCATGTTGCAGCGCTTGGGCGGGTTGGACATCGAGCGGCTCAAGCACATCGACGAGTACGCGACGGCTGCGGCGTTCTCGGTGCAGGAGCGGCTCGCGATCGCCTACGCGGACGCGATGACGAGCATGCCGATGACGGTGACCGATGAACAGGTCGAGCGGTTGCGCGAGACCTTCGGCGAGAAAGGGGTTGTCGAACTGACCTACCAGATCGCGTTGGAGAACCAGCGCGCCAGGGCCAACCACGCCCTCGGCATCACCGACCAGGGCTTCACCTCGGGCGAGGCGTGCCGGGTGCCCCAGCCCTGACCGCGGCCAGGGTCAGGGTCAGGGGAGGTCGCGGACTGCGGTCAGCTTCTCCGGGTTGACGATGTCGTAGACGGCGGCGATGCGGCCGTCGCGGACGGCGAAGGTGGTGACCCTGCGGTCGCGGCCGCGGGTCGCGGTGCCCGCCGGGATCGGTGGGAGGAGCACGCCAAGGTCGCCGTTGACCAGGACGGTGGTGCCCGACAGGGCCGCCGAGCCGTACTGGCGGAGCAGGCCGAGGAAGAAGCGGCCGATCTTGTCGGGTCCCAGGATGAGCTGGCGGGCGGTGCGCGCCTTGCCGCCGCCGTCGCCGACCAGGACGGCCGTGGGGTGCAGGAGGGCGACGACCTGCGACAGGTCGCCCGCCGAGAGCGCGGTGATGAAGCGCTCGATGAGCGAGCGCTGCTCGTCGAGGGTCGCCCGCTGCGGCGGGTCCGCCTTGGCGACGGCCTTGCGGGCGCGGGTGGCGTGCTGGCGGGCGGTGGCCTCGGTGCAGCCGAGGGTGGCCGCGATGTCGGCGAACGGCAGGTCGAACGCGTCGTGCAGCACCAGGGCAACGCGCTGCTCCGGGCTGAGCTTGTCGAGCACCAGCAACGCCGCCAACCGCACGCCGTCGTCGCGCACCGCGACCTCCAGCGGGTCCTCGCTGGTCGGTGCGCCGAGCGGGGTCACGACGGGCTCCGGCAGCCACGGGCCGACGTAGCGCTCGCGGCGGGCGGTGGCCGAGCGCAGCCGGTCCAGGCAGAGCCTGCCGACCACTGTGGTCAGCCAGGCCCGCAGGTCGCGGATCTCCGATTCCTCCACAGTGGACAGTCGAAGCCAGGCGTCCTGGATCGCGTCCTCGGCGTCGGCTCTGGTGCCCGTCAGGCGGTAGGCCACGCCCATGAGGTGGTCGCGGTGCGCGGAGAACCGCTGGGCCAAGGCGTCGTCGCTGACGGTCACCCGGTCATCGTAGTGACGTCGAACCGCACGTCAGGGTGACCTGCGACGCACAGCGGGGGCGCGCCTAGACTCGACGACCGTGGCGGGACGCATCCGGGAGAGCGACATAGCGCAGGTTCGCGAGCGCAGCCGGATCGATGACGTGGTCGGTGAGTACGTCCAGCTCCGGCGGGCGGGCGCGGGCGCGCTCAAGGGGTTGTGCCCGTTCCACGACGAGAAGTCGCCCTCGTTCAACGTGCGCTCCACGCACGGCACCTTTCACTGCTTCGGCTGCGGCGAGGGCGGCGACGTCATCGCCTTCGTGATGAAGATCGACCACCTGACCTTCGTCGAGGCCGTCGAGCGCCTCGCCGAGCGGGTCGGCCTGCAGTTGACCTACGAGGGCGGCGGCACCAGCGTCCAGCGCGACCGGGGCACCCGCTCGCGGCTGGTCGACGCGCACAAGGCGGCGCAGGAGTTCTACGCGGAGCAACTGCGCACCCCCGAGGCGCTCAAGGCCCGTGAGTTCCTCGCCGAGCGCGGGTTCGACGAGACCGCCGCGACCACGTTCGGCTGCGGGTTCGCGCCCGCGGGCTGGGACAAGCTGACCAAGTACCTGCTCGGCCGGGGCTTCGAGGTGGCCGAGCTGATCAAGGGTGGGTTGGTCAAGGAGGGCAGGCAGGGCCCGATCGACCAGTTCCACCGCAGGCTGCTGTGGCCGATCAAGGACATCGGCGGGGATGTGGTCGGCTTCGGCGCCAGGCGGATCTTCGACGACGACCAGATCGCGGCGAAGTACCTCAACACCCGGGAAACCCCGATCTACAAGAAGACCCACGTCCTGTTCGGCCTCGACATGGCCAAGCGCGAGATCGCCAAGCGCCACCAGGTGGTCGTCGTCGAGGGCTACACCGACGTCATGGCCATGCACGCGGCCGGGGTGCCCACCGCGGTCGCCTCCTGCGGCACCGCGTTCGGCGTCGACCACATCAAGGTGCTGCGCAGGCTGCTGATGGACGACGCCTCCTTCCGCGGTGAGGTGATCTTCACCTTCGACGGCGACGAGGCCGGGCAGAAGGCCGCCCGCAAGGCCTTCGACGACGGCGACCAGGAGTTCACCGCGCAGACCTTCATCGCCGTGGCCCCCGACGGCATGGACCCGTGCGACCTGCGCCAGGCCAAGGGCGACGTCGCGGTCAAGGACCTGGTCGCCAGGCGCAGGCCGCTGTTCACCTTCGCCATCCAGGCGGAGTTGGCCGAGTTCGACCTCGACACCGCCGAGGGGCGGGTGGAGGCGCTGCGCCGCACGGTCCCGCTGGTCGCCAGGATCAAGGACCACTCGCTGCGCGACGAGTACGCCCGCCAGCTCACCGGGTGGGTCGGCTGGGACGACGCGCAGACCGTGGTCCGCCGGGTCCGCGAGACCGCCGGGGTCGCCCCGGCGCGTCGCTCCCGCGCGGTCAACCCGAACCAGGGCGCCCTCGCCGTCGAGGTCGACGGCCCGCCGCGGCCCAACCCGACCGACCCCGAGCTCGAAGCCCAGCGCGAGGTGCTCAAGCTGGCCCTGCAGGAGCCCGCGCTGGCCGGGCCGGTGTACGACTCGATGCCGTTGTCGGCGTTCACCCACCCCGCCTACGTCGCCGTGCACACCGCCGTCCTCGACGCTGGGGGCACCGCCAGCGGCCTCACCGGCGCCGAGCTGCTCGAAGTGGTCAGCAAGAACCTCGCCCCCACGGTGCGCAGGCTGGTCAGCGAGCTCGCGGTCGAGCCGATGCCGCTGCCGAGGAAGAACGCCGCCGCCGAGCGCTACGCCTTGGCCATCCTCGCCGCGCTGCAGAAGGAGCAGGTCGGCCGCCAGGTCGCCGACATCAAGTCCCGGTTGCAGCGGCTCTCGCCGCTGGAGCACGCCGAAGAGGTCCGGGAGTTGTGGGGGGATCTGGTAGCAATGGAGGAGTGGCACAAGGCGCTGGGCAAGCAGGCGCAGGGCAGCATGGAGTGAGGCGGTGAGCGGACTGCTTGGCAGGCTGTTCGGCGGGGTCCCCAAGGACTTCACCGGGACGTTGGAGCGCGAGGAGGCCGTGGCCGCCTGGGCGCCCGAACGCGGCGGTGGCGTGCTCCTGGCGAGCTCCCTTGGCCTGTGGGTGCCCACCGACGACGGCCCCCGCCGCATCGGGTGGCACCTGGTGTCCAAGGCGACCTGGGCCAGCGGCGTCTTCGTGATCACCGAGGCCGAGGAGGTCGAGCGGGCGGGCGAGGCCGTGCTGCTCGCCGACCGCGCGCCGCTGCGGTTCGTGGTCGAGCGGCCGGGCAAGCTGCCGCAGGCCGTCCAGCGCAGGGTGACCGGCTCGATCCGCACCAGGCACCGCCGCGACCTGCCGGACGGGGGAGCGTGGTTCGTCCAGCGCAAGGTCCCCGGCCGCGACGGCACCGTGCTGCAGGTCCGCCCGGACCCGGGGACCGATGTGGACCTGGTCCGCGAAATCGCCCAAGAGGTCGCCCGGCGGATGGGTGAAGGGCTCGCGGAGGGGTGAGCGACGCGCTAGTCTGGTAAACAGTACGTACGTACGGTTTATTTGGAGGCGCCGATGTGGGACCCCGCGAAGTACCTGAGTTTCAGCGACCACCGGGCCCGCCCCTTCTTCGACCTGCTGGCCAGGGTGCGCGCGGAGGGGCCGCGGTCGGTGGTCGACCTGGGCTGCGGACCGGGCAACCTGACCGTCACCATGGCGCAGCGCTGGCCGAACGCGCGGCTGACCGCCATCGACACCTCCGCCGAGATGGTCGCGGTCGCCCGCTCGCGCGGGGTCGAGGCGAGCCAGTCGGACCTGCGGGACTGGTCGCCGGACGAGCAGACCGACGTGGTGATCAGCAACGCCGCGCTGCAGTGGGTCCCGGAGCACCCGGCCCTGCTGTCGAAGTGGGCCGGTGCGCTGCCCGCTGGCGCGTGGCTCGGCGTCCAGGTCCCCGGCAACTTCGCCGCCCCGTCGCACGAGTTGATCCGCGACCTGGTCGCCGAACCCGCCTGGCGCGACCGGTTGGAGCCGGTGCGGCTGCGGGAGGAGGACGCCACGCTCAACCCGGACGGCTACGCCGAACTGCTGTGCGCGGCGGGCTGCGATGTCGACGCCTGGGAGACCACCTACCTGCAGCGCCTCGACGGCCAGGACGCCGTGCTGGAGTGGATCAGCGGCACCGCGCTGCGGCCCATCCGCGCGGCGCTCGACGACGACCAGTGGCAGGCCTTCCGCGCCGAACTCGCGCCGCGCCTGGCCGAGGCGTACCCGCGCCGCGCCGACGGCACCACGTGGTTCCCGTTCCGCCGGGTCTTCTTCGTCGCCCGCGTTCGGTGATCGGCCTGCGGTGACCGGGTCGCGGTGATGGCCCCGGACGGGGGTCACCGGACCAGGTGGACCTAGCGGCGGAGATCCTCGATCTTCGCCCGGGCGATCCCCGCCGCGCCCTGCACGGCCGGGTGGTCGGCGATCCGCCGGTACGCGCGCACGATCTGCTCGTACCGGCCCCGCCCGGCCTTGGTGCCCAGGACGTAGCCGACCGCCGCACCAACGAGGAACCTCACCACCGCGCCTCCCGAGGCTGTCTTCGTCGACCCCATCTTGCCGCACGGGCGCCCGCGCCGCCGCGCCGCCATCGGGTACCCCCGCTGAAACCGGTGGCGGAGATGCGCTAGAGTTACCACCCGTCGGGCTCCGGTTCGGCGAGCGGTCCTCCATAGCTCAATTGGCAGAGCATTCGACTGTTAATCGAAGGGTTACTGGTTCGAGTCCAGTTGGAGGAGCCACCACAAAACCCCAGGTAGATCACCTGGGGTTTTGTGCATTGCTGGCGGCTTCCCGACCAAAGTTGATCAAGAGAATCCCTGGAGTGTCCGGTGCGCGGACACGGTGGGTAAGATCCAACGCGCTGGGGGCGGTAGCTCAGTTGGTCAGAGCAGGGGACTCATAATCCCTTGGCCGTGGGTTCGAGCCCCACCCGCCCCACTCCGCGCGTCAGGACTGCTGACCGATGTTGATCAGCCAGTTGATGCCGAACCGGTCGCTGAATGACCCGAACTCGTCGCCCCACATCTGCTTCTCCAGCGGGGTGTCGACGGTGCCGTCGGCGGTGAGCTTGTCCCAGTAGCCGCGCAGCAGGTCGGCGTCGTCGCCGCTGAGGCTCAGGGTGATGTTGTTGCCGGGGTCGTTGTCCATCCCGGGCGGGAAGTCCGCGGCCATGATGGTGTAGCCCTGGTCGGTCTCCAACTGCCCGTGCATGATCTTGTCGGCCAGG
It includes:
- a CDS encoding serpin family protein → MSHLDFTLALHRALAPDPTKQVCWSPYSAASALVLLAEGARGKTREELTALLGDLPELGAALGSAATLDQVWAEQPEPVLASVDTLWADAVIGVEPEFADRLASTGGSVRNAPFQAEPAKARDQINTDVAETTRGLIPELLPPDAIRSDTVSILVNALYLKTSWEGEFVADEAPGRFSGVQGPVDVPTMFVDKRVLYTARDGWQAVGLPALGGVQAVVLLPDGDLAAAESALTAASLEAVLEAMDWTQVGLRMPKLDVSTQVELTQALINLDVTTVFTDQADLSGISQDPLYAQSVLHESVLRVDEKGLEGAAATAIALALAALPTDRVDITVDRPFLLLVRHRETGVVYFLARVTDPS
- a CDS encoding sigma-70 family RNA polymerase sigma factor gives rise to the protein MTVSDDALAQRFSAHRDHLMGVAYRLTGTRADAEDAIQDAWLRLSTVEESEIRDLRAWLTTVVGRLCLDRLRSATARRERYVGPWLPEPVVTPLGAPTSEDPLEVAVRDDGVRLAALLVLDKLSPEQRVALVLHDAFDLPFADIAATLGCTEATARQHATRARKAVAKADPPQRATLDEQRSLIERFITALSAGDLSQVVALLHPTAVLVGDGGGKARTARQLILGPDKIGRFFLGLLRQYGSAALSGTTVLVNGDLGVLLPPIPAGTATRGRDRRVTTFAVRDGRIAAVYDIVNPEKLTAVRDLP
- a CDS encoding glycine--tRNA ligase, which translates into the protein MPADRIETVVSLCKRRGFVYPSGEIYGGTRSAWDYGPLGVELKDNIKRLWWRSVVQGRDDVVGLDSSVILPRQVWAASGHVTAFHDPLVECTSCHKRFRADQLAEEYAARTGKTVAENDVSDVPCPNCGTRGQYTAPREFNMMLKTHLGPVESDEGMHYLRPETAQGIFVNFLNVQTTSRRKPPFGIGQIGKSFRNEITPGNFIFRTREFEQMELEFFVEPGTDDEWHQYWIDERTRWYTDLGIAKDNLRVYEHPAEKLSHYSKRTVDIEYRFQFGGQEWGELEGIANRTDFDLTTHSNHSGVDLSYFDQATNSRYRPFVIEPAAGVGRPMMAFLLDAYVEDEAPNAKGGVDKRVVLRLDRRLAPVKVAVLPLSRNADLSPKARDVAAALRKHWNVDFDDAGAIGRRYRRQDEIGTPFCVTVDFDTLNDHAVTVRERDTMSQNRISLDNLESYLAGHLVGC
- a CDS encoding VOC family protein; translation: MSSRLNPYLNFPGTARAALEFYHGVFGGTLRVNTFGEFGSPDPDLADKIMHGQLETDQGYTIMAADFPPGMDNDPGNNITLSLSGDDADLLRGYWDKLTADGTVDTPLEKQMWGDEFGSFSDRFGINWLINIGQQS
- a CDS encoding deoxyguanosinetriphosphate triphosphohydrolase; translation: MGYTEQDSERLFPEPPKGAVWGGSLPASRSPFSRDRARVLHSAALRRLAGKTQVVGPHEGSEVHGIPRTRLTHSLEVAQIGRGIADELGCDPDIVDTAGLAHDIGHPPFGHNGEQALDAVAQPCGGFEGNAQTLRILTRLEPKVLGDDGAPHGLNLARASLDAATKYPWPRRPGQVKFGSYDDDLPVFLWARVGAPGDRQCLEAQVMDWADDVAYSVHDVEDGVRSGRISLAALADPTDRAVVAELAAKHFSSEPLSLLEEAASGLLALPVVADLVGHEYDGSLGAQVALKRLTSELVGRFAAAAVTGTRTTYGPGRLTRYAADLVVPPLVAAEVALLKAMAVIYVMRDPNRLALQARQREVVTELVAVLTDRAPAALEPAFQPAWHAASDDSRRLRVVVDQVASLTDAQAGSWHAELVGAGPVDNFRADSR
- a CDS encoding carboxymuconolactone decarboxylase family protein, which encodes MPRIPGVSTREAGPVLRVLYWFAKRRFGAVPEPFTVLAHHRKVMMASARHEMAVERACKDLPANVREVAVYRVAQQVGCSWCVDFGTMLQRLGGLDIERLKHIDEYATAAAFSVQERLAIAYADAMTSMPMTVTDEQVERLRETFGEKGVVELTYQIALENQRARANHALGITDQGFTSGEACRVPQP
- a CDS encoding trans-aconitate 2-methyltransferase, which produces MWDPAKYLSFSDHRARPFFDLLARVRAEGPRSVVDLGCGPGNLTVTMAQRWPNARLTAIDTSAEMVAVARSRGVEASQSDLRDWSPDEQTDVVISNAALQWVPEHPALLSKWAGALPAGAWLGVQVPGNFAAPSHELIRDLVAEPAWRDRLEPVRLREEDATLNPDGYAELLCAAGCDVDAWETTYLQRLDGQDAVLEWISGTALRPIRAALDDDQWQAFRAELAPRLAEAYPRRADGTTWFPFRRVFFVARVR
- a CDS encoding YdcF family protein; this encodes MPHVPPHPHPVRRFLRRLLVGFVLMGFLVVGGTAFRVWQVARVDDRDRADVVVVLGAAQYAGKPSKVLEARLRQAKSLYEQGVAEYIVTGGGRRAGDRFTEAEAGRRWLVDRGVPEDRVITVGEGNDTLGTLKAVAVEVKDRGWETAVIVSDPWHSLRARTMAEDAGLDAWTSPTHSGPIVQTRETQARYILRETAALLYYRATNASADGIAIDQEVG
- the dnaG gene encoding DNA primase, whose protein sequence is MAGRIRESDIAQVRERSRIDDVVGEYVQLRRAGAGALKGLCPFHDEKSPSFNVRSTHGTFHCFGCGEGGDVIAFVMKIDHLTFVEAVERLAERVGLQLTYEGGGTSVQRDRGTRSRLVDAHKAAQEFYAEQLRTPEALKAREFLAERGFDETAATTFGCGFAPAGWDKLTKYLLGRGFEVAELIKGGLVKEGRQGPIDQFHRRLLWPIKDIGGDVVGFGARRIFDDDQIAAKYLNTRETPIYKKTHVLFGLDMAKREIAKRHQVVVVEGYTDVMAMHAAGVPTAVASCGTAFGVDHIKVLRRLLMDDASFRGEVIFTFDGDEAGQKAARKAFDDGDQEFTAQTFIAVAPDGMDPCDLRQAKGDVAVKDLVARRRPLFTFAIQAELAEFDLDTAEGRVEALRRTVPLVARIKDHSLRDEYARQLTGWVGWDDAQTVVRRVRETAGVAPARRSRAVNPNQGALAVEVDGPPRPNPTDPELEAQREVLKLALQEPALAGPVYDSMPLSAFTHPAYVAVHTAVLDAGGTASGLTGAELLEVVSKNLAPTVRRLVSELAVEPMPLPRKNAAAERYALAILAALQKEQVGRQVADIKSRLQRLSPLEHAEEVRELWGDLVAMEEWHKALGKQAQGSME